The Deltaproteobacteria bacterium region ACCGATCATCGGTATCGATCTGCGCGACGCCGCCGCCCCCGTTGTCGATTTTCCGCCGACGGACGCGGGACGTGTGGACGCTTCGTCGCCCATGGACGCGTCCGTACCGTCACCGGATGCTCCGGCCGCGCCGGACGCAAGCTTGCCCACCCCGGACGCGAGTCCGCCGGCCGACGCGCCGCCGGCCGATGCCGGCTACCGTCCCGACGCGTCCCCGCCGGATGCCGGCGGGCTCCCGTTCGCCCCTCTTCGCCCGGATCACAAACCGCTGGAGCGACTGCCGTGAGCCCCAACAGCAAGAGCGTCGACGACATTCTCGCCAAGGTGGACAACCTGCCGACCCTGCCGCTGGTCGCGATGCAGGTCGGCGAACTCGTCAACGATCCGCGGTCCACCGTGGCCAAGGTCGCCCAGGTAATGCGGCGCGACCCGAGCCTGAGCGCCAAGGTGCTGCGCCTGGTGAACTCGTCGTACTACGCGATCCCCGGGGGCGTGTCCGACGTCGGCCGGGCCATCTCTTTCGTCGGGTTCAACAGCCTCTACCAGTTGGTGCTGAGCGTGTCGGTCATGCAGGCGTTGCGCACGCCGGCGGGCAGCCAGTTCGACGCCGGTGGGTTGTGGCTCCACTCGCTGGCTGTCGGGGCCTGCGCGGAGGTGCTGGCCAACCACATCGGCCACAAAGATCCCGGCACGTGCTTCACGGCCGGGCTGTTGCACGACATCGGCAAGATCGCGCTCGCGATCGCCGACACGGACCGGTTCGGAGAGGCGATCGACCGGGCCAGCGCCAATGGCATGCCGATGGCATCGGCCGAGCAGGAGGTGGGCTTGCCGCCGCACGACCGCGTCGGCAGCCGCCTCGCCAAGCGGTGGAAGTTTCCGCAGGAGTTGCTGCTGCCGATCGAGCACCACCACACTCATGCAAGCCCGGACTTGCGGCGCCGCGTCGGCAAGAACACGCTCGCGATCGTCGACATCGTCGCGGTCGCCGATCGGCTGTGCCGGACGTTCGCGCTCGGCAACAGCG contains the following coding sequences:
- a CDS encoding HDOD domain-containing protein, which codes for MSPNSKSVDDILAKVDNLPTLPLVAMQVGELVNDPRSTVAKVAQVMRRDPSLSAKVLRLVNSSYYAIPGGVSDVGRAISFVGFNSLYQLVLSVSVMQALRTPAGSQFDAGGLWLHSLAVGACAEVLANHIGHKDPGTCFTAGLLHDIGKIALAIADTDRFGEAIDRASANGMPMASAEQEVGLPPHDRVGSRLAKRWKFPQELLLPIEHHHTHASPDLRRRVGKNTLAIVDIVAVADRLCRTFALGNSGSPAPEEPADDALATIGLGPLDVDTIYSELMRRLEQSKTFLQLVDAA